The Pseudodesulfovibrio cashew genomic sequence ACCAAGCTGGTTGAGGCCGGGTACGACAAACCCATGACCTCCCTGGAGGACGGCGCGGCCGACTACGTGCAGAACTACCTGGCCAAGGATAACCCGTACCTGACGTCCCGGTAGGGAGTTCTTGCGCGAGGGCTACGCAGCACCGCGTTTTCGGATGAATGAAGGGGAATAGTTGAAGCGCAAACGGCACATATCGCTGAGCCTGGGGCTCTTTTTGGCCCTGGTGTTCTGCCTGCCCCTGACCCTGCTCGGGAGCAATCCGCTGCTGAACAACGTCAGGCGCTACGTGGCCGACGCCCCTGAGCGCGAGCCCCAAGGTGACGAGTGGACCTTCTCCGCCGACAGGGTGGTGGGGGACCACACCAGCGAGTACGTCGAGGCCTTCGGCAACTGCTCCCTGTCCCTGGGCACGAACCAGTTGCGTGCCGATTTCGCCCGCTATTACCAGACCACGGGTTGGGTCTTCCTCAAGGGCAACATCCGCGCCCATTGGGGCGGCGACTTTCTCCAGGCCGACGAGGCCGAGTTCGACCTGAACAACATGACCGGCTGGCTCAAGAACGGCAAGCTGTTCATGTCCAAGCCCCACATCTACGTGGAGGCCGAGCGCGTGGGCAAGTCCAGGGGCGACTCCTACACCTTCAAGAACGCCAAGGTCACCGCCTGCGACGGCGAGAAACCGGCCTGGTCAGTAACCAGCGAGGAGGGCGAGGTCGAGCTGGACGGCAAGGTCCGTCTCTACCGCTCCGCCTTCCGCATCAAGAACGTGCCGGTTTTCTACTGGCCCTATATGTCGTTGCCGGGTCGCCAGAAGCGCGAGTCCGGCTTCCTCGCGCCCTACGTGGCCTCCAGCCGCAAGCTCGGCTTCCAGATCAACCTGCCGTACTACTGGGTCATCAACGAGGAAGCGGACATGACTTTCTACCAGAACTACATGACCCGGCGCGGCTACATGCAGGGCCTGGAGTTCCGCCACGCCGAGGACGCCTCCTCCAAGGGCATGTGGAAGCTGGACATGCTCAAGGACAACAAGCGCGCTGTCAGCGAGGCCGACGAGTGGGAGGATTACAAGGGGGACGGCCTGGCTCGGCCCAATCGGAGCCGTTGGTGGCTGCGTTCCAAGTACGACGGCTGGCTCGGCAGCCCCGACCTCAGGGTCAAGCTCGACCTGGACCTTGTCTCCGATCAGAACTACCTGCGCGACTTCCAGAGCGGACCCAACGGGTTCGACCGCAACCGCCAGGAGTTTCTCGACGCCTTCGGTCGCGATATCGACAACAAGGACGATACTACCCGGACGTCCACGCTTATGGCATCGCGCAGCTGGGACCGCGTCGGTCTGGTGGGCAAGGCGCAATATGTCGAGAACCTCGAGTTCATGAACGGCAACGGCGACGACAAGGACAACACCACGGTCCAGACCGTGCCCGAGCTGGAGGCATTCGCCTTTCAGCAGTCCATCCCCGGCACCCCCGCCGAGTTCTCCGCCGAGGCCAAATACGATTATTTTTACCGCAACAAGGGACACACCGGCCATCGGGTCAGGGTGACCCCCACGGTGAAGATGCCCCTGGCCTCGGAGTTCGTGACTTTCATCCCGTTTGCCGGGGTGGACCACACCTCCTACGACCTGACCCGCCACGAGGGCTACGGCAACCAGACCGTCACCGACTCCGGCGGACGCGAGGTGGAGCTCAACACCAACGCCACCAAGAGCGGCTACAGCTCCCGCACCACCTGGTCCGCAGGGTTCGACGCCTTCAGCCAGATGACCCGCGTTTTCCCCCTGGCCGAGGCCATCAAGGCCGAGCCCGGGCTGGCCGGGACCTCTCGCTGGACCCGGCTCAAGCATTCCGTCGTGCCCCGCGTGTCCTACGCATACACGCCGAACATAACCGGCCAGGAGAAGTATCCCTATTTTGACGAGTTCGATCGGATCAAGGCCAAGAACGAGGTTACCTATTCCCTGACCAACGTTCTTGACCGTCGGCGCGAGAGCGTGGTCCTCAAGCCCGGCAGGGACGGCACCCCGCCCCAGGCCGAGGTGGTTTCGGACTATCTTGATTTCCTGCTCTTCCGGTTGGAACAGACCTACGACCGCAACGAGGCATCCCGCAAGGACCAGCTGGACGAGTATGTCCGTCGTCCGTTCTCGGACGTGCTGGCCGAGCTCAAGATCCGGCCCGAGGACTTCATCGACGTCATCAGCCGCACCTGGTTCTCGCCCTACAAGTCCAGCCTGACTCAGGTGGAGAACACGGTCCGGCTCTACAAGGAAGGCCTCGGCGAGTTCTCCGTGGGCTATGACTACCTGACCCGTATCGACGAGTACAAGCGTCAGCGGGTGGACACCATGTCCATCCTGGAGCTGGCCGCCAAGTGGGAGCTGAACGACACCCTGACCCTGGGGGCCAAGTACCGGCACGACTTCAACAGCGAGCGCGACCTGGAGCGGACCCTGAGCGTGGACTGGGCTGCGGAATGCTATTCCCTGTACTTCGCCTTCACCCAGAAGCCCAACGATCAGCGCTTCGAACTGGGTTTCAACCTGATGGATTTCTAGCCAGCCGCTTTCCCCGGCGTTGGCGCGTTCATGCCAATGCGCCAGCCCCTGGAAAAATACGCTACTTCATGTAAGAGAGACTCCATGGAACAGACTCCCGTCATCCGCGTCCTGCCTGCAGGGTTGAAGAACCAGATCGCCGCCGGTGAGGTGGTGGAACGACCGTCCAGCGTGGTCAAGGAGCTGGTGGAGAACGCCTTGGACGCCGGGGCCACCCGTGTGGACGTCATTGTGGAGCAGGGCGGCCGTTCCCTTATCGTTGTTCAGGACAACGGCGCGGGCATCGGCGCGGATCAGCTCAATCTGGCCGTGACCCGGCACGCCACTTCCAAGATCGCCTCTTTCGACGACCTCTCGGCCATCGGCTCTTTCGGATTCCGGGGCGAGGCCCTGCCCTCCATCGCTTCGGTCTCCCGCTTCACCATGACCTCCAAACTCAGGGGGGCGGATGAGGCCGCGTTTATTGCCGTGCGTGGGGGCGAGGTGCAGGAGGAAGGGCCTGCGGCCCTGGCCTCGGGCACGCGGGTGGAGGTCCGCGACCTGTTCGCCAACACCCCGGCGCGGCTCAAGTTTCTCAAGACCGAGGCCACGGAGAACAAGCGCTGTCAGGACACGCTCATGCGCATCTCCCTGGCCCATACCGAGACGGGCTTCTCCCTGACCGTGGGCGGCCGCGAGGCTTTTCGGCTGCCGCCCGGCCAGGCGCTGGCAGACCGGCTGGCCACGTTCTGGCCCCCGGCGGTCTGCGAGGGGCTCTCTCCCTTCGATTTCGAGCGTGAGGGCTACCGCGCCCACGGCGTGGCCGGTTCGCCGTCCACGGCCCAGGGGCGTGGGGACCGCATCCTGCTCTACGTCAACGGTCGTCCGGTTCAGGACAAGATGATGCTCTCGGCGGTCCGCCAGGCCTACCGGGGCATGCTCCTGTCCCGCGAATACCCGCAGCTGGTCCTGTTTCTGGAGCTGCCCACCCGTGAGGTGGACGTCAACGTGCATCCGGCCAAGCTGGAGGTCCGCTTCCTGGAGGAGAGCCGCGTCTTCTCCTCCATCCGGGGCGGCGTACTCCAGGCTCTGTCCGGCTCCTCCGACGATACTTCTTCCTTTACTGCTACCGGTTCCTTTGCCGGTACGAACGAGATGACTGGCGAGCCTGCCGCACCGTCCTTTGGCGGGGCGTCCGCTCCCGCCTCTGCCTCTACTGGCTCGGCCCGGCGGGCGCACACGCCTTCGGGCGGCGGCGAGGCCCCCAAGTTTGCCTCCTACCGGGAGTACCGGGCCGGATACAATCCGCCCCGTGACATTCCGCTGCCCGTGCCTCCGCCCTCGGTCACGGGAGGAGAGGGGCTGGTGGAACCTCCTTCAGGCCCGGCGGCGACTTCGTTTCCTCTGGCCGAGGCGGGTCGGAGCGCCCCGCTGGCCGGAACGGATTTTACCTATCTCGGCCAGGTGGCCGACACCTATCTGGTTCTGAAGCAGGGCGAGTCGCTGGTGCTCATCGACCAGCACGCGGCCCACGAGCGTGTGCTCCTGGCCGCCATGCGCCAGGCCCGGACCAAGGGCGACTCCCAGCCCCTGGCCCTGCCGGTTGAGATTTCCCTGCATCCCAGCGAGGCCGAGGTCCTGCAAAACCTGTGGGAAGGGCTGCGCTCCATGGGCTTTCTGCTTGAGATGGACGGCCCGGCCCGGGTGCTCATGCGCGGCATCCCCCCGACACTGGACTCCGGCAAGGCGCGGGAGTATCTTGCCGACGCCCTGGCCGAAAAGGCCGGGACCCTGGACGATCTGTGGACCATGATGGCCTGCAAGACCGCCATCAAGGCGGGTCAGCCTTTGGCTGCGGACGAAGCGCTCTCCCTGCTCGAAACCTGGCTCGTCACACCGGAGCGGGAATTCTGCCCCCACGGGAGACCCATCGTGGTCACCTGGTGTCCGGCGGATCTGGAAAAACTCTTCAAACGGAAATAAGACCATGACCATCGAATACAACAAACTCAAGGTGCGGGTGAATCTGGACAACCTGCGCCACAACCTCCGCGTGTTCAAGAAACTGCACGACAACGTCATCCCGGTCATCAAGTCGGATGCTTACGGGCACGGTCTGGCCGAAGTGGCCCGCGCCCTGAAAGGGGAGGCCGAGACCTTTGCCGTGGGCTTCGTCAATGAGGCCTCCCTCCTGCGCCGGTCAGGCTGCGAGGCCCGGATTTTCGCTCTCCTCGGCCCTCAGGACGAGGCAGACTATGCCGCCCTGTGGGATGACCGAGTGCTCACGGCCTTCGGGCAGATGGGGCAGCTGGAGGAGGCTGCGAGGTTGGCTCAGGATCGCGGTCCTTTGGATATCGGGCTCAAGTTCGACACCGGCATGCGCCGTCTGGGTTTCCTGCCGGAGGAGGCGGACGAGGTCGTGGCTTTTCTCAAGGCCAACCCCGCGCTGAACCCGGTCATGGTCACCTCCCACCTCGCTCTGGCCGACGAGCCGGCGCGCAAGGAGGCCGTTGATCGTCAGGCAAGCCGCTTCAGCCGGGCCGTGGATACCCTGCGGGGCGCGGGCTTCGACGTGGAGGCCAACCTGGCCAACTCGGCCGGGTCCATGGGGCACGAGGCGTGCCGCCACGACTCCCTGAGGCTGGGCATCTCCCTGTACGGCGGTAATCCCTACTACGGCACGGAGTGGGCCGGACTGGGCGAGGATCTCAAGCCTGCCATGGAGGTCTCGGCTCCGGTCATGCAGGTGCACGCGCTG encodes the following:
- a CDS encoding LPS-assembly protein LptD, with the protein product MKRKRHISLSLGLFLALVFCLPLTLLGSNPLLNNVRRYVADAPEREPQGDEWTFSADRVVGDHTSEYVEAFGNCSLSLGTNQLRADFARYYQTTGWVFLKGNIRAHWGGDFLQADEAEFDLNNMTGWLKNGKLFMSKPHIYVEAERVGKSRGDSYTFKNAKVTACDGEKPAWSVTSEEGEVELDGKVRLYRSAFRIKNVPVFYWPYMSLPGRQKRESGFLAPYVASSRKLGFQINLPYYWVINEEADMTFYQNYMTRRGYMQGLEFRHAEDASSKGMWKLDMLKDNKRAVSEADEWEDYKGDGLARPNRSRWWLRSKYDGWLGSPDLRVKLDLDLVSDQNYLRDFQSGPNGFDRNRQEFLDAFGRDIDNKDDTTRTSTLMASRSWDRVGLVGKAQYVENLEFMNGNGDDKDNTTVQTVPELEAFAFQQSIPGTPAEFSAEAKYDYFYRNKGHTGHRVRVTPTVKMPLASEFVTFIPFAGVDHTSYDLTRHEGYGNQTVTDSGGREVELNTNATKSGYSSRTTWSAGFDAFSQMTRVFPLAEAIKAEPGLAGTSRWTRLKHSVVPRVSYAYTPNITGQEKYPYFDEFDRIKAKNEVTYSLTNVLDRRRESVVLKPGRDGTPPQAEVVSDYLDFLLFRLEQTYDRNEASRKDQLDEYVRRPFSDVLAELKIRPEDFIDVISRTWFSPYKSSLTQVENTVRLYKEGLGEFSVGYDYLTRIDEYKRQRVDTMSILELAAKWELNDTLTLGAKYRHDFNSERDLERTLSVDWAAECYSLYFAFTQKPNDQRFELGFNLMDF
- the mutL gene encoding DNA mismatch repair endonuclease MutL, whose amino-acid sequence is MEQTPVIRVLPAGLKNQIAAGEVVERPSSVVKELVENALDAGATRVDVIVEQGGRSLIVVQDNGAGIGADQLNLAVTRHATSKIASFDDLSAIGSFGFRGEALPSIASVSRFTMTSKLRGADEAAFIAVRGGEVQEEGPAALASGTRVEVRDLFANTPARLKFLKTEATENKRCQDTLMRISLAHTETGFSLTVGGREAFRLPPGQALADRLATFWPPAVCEGLSPFDFEREGYRAHGVAGSPSTAQGRGDRILLYVNGRPVQDKMMLSAVRQAYRGMLLSREYPQLVLFLELPTREVDVNVHPAKLEVRFLEESRVFSSIRGGVLQALSGSSDDTSSFTATGSFAGTNEMTGEPAAPSFGGASAPASASTGSARRAHTPSGGGEAPKFASYREYRAGYNPPRDIPLPVPPPSVTGGEGLVEPPSGPAATSFPLAEAGRSAPLAGTDFTYLGQVADTYLVLKQGESLVLIDQHAAHERVLLAAMRQARTKGDSQPLALPVEISLHPSEAEVLQNLWEGLRSMGFLLEMDGPARVLMRGIPPTLDSGKAREYLADALAEKAGTLDDLWTMMACKTAIKAGQPLAADEALSLLETWLVTPEREFCPHGRPIVVTWCPADLEKLFKRK
- the alr gene encoding alanine racemase, whose amino-acid sequence is MTIEYNKLKVRVNLDNLRHNLRVFKKLHDNVIPVIKSDAYGHGLAEVARALKGEAETFAVGFVNEASLLRRSGCEARIFALLGPQDEADYAALWDDRVLTAFGQMGQLEEAARLAQDRGPLDIGLKFDTGMRRLGFLPEEADEVVAFLKANPALNPVMVTSHLALADEPARKEAVDRQASRFSRAVDTLRGAGFDVEANLANSAGSMGHEACRHDSLRLGISLYGGNPYYGTEWAGLGEDLKPAMEVSAPVMQVHALKKGEGISYGWTHVAERDSMVAVIGVGYADNYSRGLSNTGQVNIAGRRAPILGRVCMQMCAVDVTDILGEGTPVVPGDRAWLLGGPGEGYISPDELAGWWGTITYEVFCLLGMNPREYL